Genomic window (Arachis hypogaea cultivar Tifrunner chromosome 13, arahy.Tifrunner.gnm2.J5K5, whole genome shotgun sequence):
ATCATCCTCTGTTTACGACACCTGAACACATACGGGACATGCATTCCAAAAGCCACCCCACGACAAATTTCCTTCTGTACACTATGTCACCGCAGGCACAGCCATACAGTCCAAGCCAGTCCCCAAAAAAAGACAAAACAAAAGTAAGCATATCTTCTTCTCATGCAGGGATATCTCTGCCAACATTTAAAACAACCACTGTACAATAACGACAAAACAAATTTGAGGGTCAAACAAACGGGATTCCACCCGAATCGTACTTCGTTGTATTATAAGGTAACGTCGTTAATCATAACATGATTATCACTAATTAACACAATTTTTTCCACATTATCTACTAAGCCTTTCGATTCAACAACAAACTAAAACACATTACATACTACTTTGCGGTTTAATCACCAAAAATAAAGGACGCACTACAATAACTGAACAAATACAACATAACCAAACACCAACGACACATTCAGAACACACACATCAAACTCTTTCTCCTTCAACATGGCGTCTTACAAGAGAATCGTAACTAGCCTTCAGCTTCTCGTAAGATTCTTCCAGTTGACCTACCCTGGCTCGAAGCGCGTTATTTGAGTCGCTAAGAAGCTTCGCCGTTCTGTAGTTATAATCCCGAATCTCTTTTCCAGTTACATCAAGCAACACGCACAGcatctcataagcagcattctcTGTTGCAGCTTTTTCAACCATCGAGAAACGACCATTGACAAATAGCTCTATCTCAAATGGATGCCCAGGAATAACAACCGTGAAGCCAAAGAACGGGCCTTGCTCTCCGACAAATCGTTCCACCTTGAAGAAACAGGGGCAAGGGATCTCTGCCTCCAGGCAAACTTTTAGCAACCACTCCTCTATGCTGCTCACAACTACAAAATCCGCGTTAAGCTCCTCCGCCGGAATTACAGGAAGTCCTTTTGCACAGTCATCGAACAACAAAAATCGcataaattcataattttaataaCCGGACATAAAATGACCAGAATAAACATCACTAACAAAACTCCAAATCGAATAAAATCACATTCCATCACTGCAAAGCAGAGCTTCATAAATATACTAACTTTTAAAAAGCGAATGTCGTTTCATAAGTCTTACATGAAACAATTGGCCGACAAGGATAGCCTCCGCCGGAGATAGCCAATTTCTTGCCACCACCTCCATCCGGCGTCACTCGACCAGTTTCATCACTACGACCTTTCTCAGCACAAATCGACGACATCCTCGCTTTGAAGCACAAGCATGCGTATTCAAAGCTATTGAATCCGTGAAACTCAGGAAACGTATAATCCAGAACTTGCTGGTTCGCCTCCTTCCAACTGGTGTATACACCGGGCTTGTGCCCCTTCGTAACGGCAATGAACAAGAATCGTTACATATTCTCCTCCATCTCTCTTATACTCTCCTATCCTTCATACTGAAGTTGAATCTATATATAAACATTTATTCTCCATTCGAAGTTAGGTGCTtcgttgttaacctttcattttttttgtcaCATATCATTATTAACGTTTTGTCAAATTTATGAAGTTCAATTCCTCCCTCGAATTTTTTTTGCCGTTCCCTTGAAGTTTATTTCATTTTCGGAATAAAAAAACGTCAGCccataaattttaacaaaatataggCCCAAACTGGGCTAAACAATTTCACCAGCCAACAAAAAAATAGGTTCCAGTCTCACCCCATAATTTTTTGCCATTTAGAAAGCAGCCCCAATGGGGGCCAAATTGAAACTCCACCCATTAACCCCTCCCTCCCTTCACCGGTGAACTTCCCACCTAACACATGCCACCTCACTGTACCTTACCTTCACGTGGCACTCTCTCATTTGGACACCAATGCAGAAAGGACATGGTGCACCAATCTCCTCAATTGGATAGGTGCAATTAATTAGATATAGgaattaattcaataattagaaaattagataaaattctaatttaaatatctaaatatcattatttttaaatctttaaaacgttaaatagtaaatagaaaaataatccaagattatagagtttggataaaaatcttaatttatatcaaattcaattaaacaaaactacctttaattatcttcaataaaataatttatgaacctaaaattgtaaataaatatatataatttaaaattaatttgtaataacttttcaaaagttctagaTCTTACAGACAGCActtcaaaaaattttctattaGATCGTATAAAAAATGACATCAACTCTAATTCCTACTTCTACCACCACCGTGGACCCCAACTCCATTTTTGCCAGCGAATTGTCCTTTTTTCTGAGTCCACTAACAATACTTTTATCTTCTCTTTTTTAAGTTACTCTTTTTAATGAATTCTCTTTTTGAAATTCTTCGTCAATAATAATCCAATTCCATTGGTGAGTTATAGCCTGCACCGGTCCAAATGAGGAGATTGGTGCATCTGTCACCTCTGACACAAGTTTCTACTTTGGTGGCAGGTCTTTTTGTATTTTACAAGATTGGCTATATAGTTTTGTATATTGTGTTATGACCCCTCAATTTATACATATTTGCATTCTAACCCCCTATATGAATGAGCTGTTGACTGAGTTTTAGCCCATTTGGTAGAGCGAGGAGATGAAGAGGGGCTGCCATTAACTCCACAGCTCAATTGACGGCGAAGCCCTAGAGTTTTGGCAAACTTGGTAGGACAGAGCATGGTAGAGTTTTGGCAATTTTTGTTTATAGAGTATTCTGTCTGATGTAATCTGATTTTAATCCGTGAACGCCATTTCTGCGCAGGACTGCATAGAGGGAGAATCCGCGGCGGAGGAATGTTACCGGCCGTTGTCTGCTGAAGAAAAGGGAGGCAATGGAAGCAATGCCTTCGGCCCAGGTGGCAACGAATTCAGTGATGAAGTTGAGGATGGGGAATTAGGGGTGGAGTCGGATGCAGAGGAGAATTTTGGGGATAGCTTCTTTGACAACTGGGAAGAGAGAGTAGTGGACGACATTGCAGAGCTGGGGTGTATAAATTTCAAGGAAATAACTGCAAAGGAGATTATGATGTGTCATTTTCCGGATCGATCGGTGGCATTCTTGTTTTACAGTTTGTATGCGAAGATGAATAGTTTCGCTGTGAGAAAGAATAAGATTCGGCAAAATGTGAGGAATGAGGTTACTCAACAAGAATTTGTATGTTTCCGGCAGGGGTTCAGAGGAATAGGGTCCATTAACGACGGCAGGCGACGAAAACGTGAGCCAAAGGTAGAGACCAGATGTGGCTGTGAGGCAGAGATACGCGTCCACGTGCACTCCGATAGTGGTAGATGGATAATATCATACTTTCAGGACGTTCACAATCACGAGTTGCTGGACGATAGACTGACTTTCATGCTACCGTGCCATAGGAAAATGGATGCAGCCGCCGTGGAACAAATGAACATGATGCTTAGAGTTAGGATTAAAACGCCacatatttatttatcttttgtgCAGACTGCCGGGGGATTCCAAAACCTTCCGTTTCTAAAGAGGGATATGTATAACCAGATAGGGAAGCAACGGAGGCTCATTGACGAGGATGCGACGGCTTGCCGGAAGTTCCTGGAATCAATGGCACAGGCTAATCCTGGAATGTTTGTGCATTATTTGGCAGACAAGGATGATCGTTTGTCCACCTATTTTGGTCGGATAATTGCAGTCAGCTGGATTATGGTTTGTTTGGGGATGTCGTGGCATTTGATGTGACATATCGGAAGAATAAGTATATGTGTCCACTAGTTGTGTTTTCTGGAGTGAATCACCATAATCAGACAATTGTGTTTGCCGCTGTGCTAGTTGCAAATGAGAATGAGCAGACTTACACCTGGTTGCTGCAACAGTTCCTAGATGCCATGAAGGGTAAAGCACCTGGGTGTGTGATAACAGATGGGCATGGAGTGATGAAAAAGGCAATCAAAGCGGTGTTTCCTGGGGCCTATCACCGTTTGTGTGTGGCATCTGTTGAGGAATGCCACTTCTAACCTAAGCAACCCCAGATTTACTTCTGAATTTAAGAAATGCATGCTGTTCGATTATGAGGTGTGGGAGTTTGAAGATCATTGGCATTATATGGTGGATGCGTTTGGTCTGTCTGATAATCAATGGGTTTCTGACCTTTACTCTAGGAGAAGGATGTGGGCAACTGCACATATAAGGGGCAACTTCTTTTGGGGTTTTCGTACAACGTCAAGGTGTGAAGGATCGCACTCAATGCTGGGTAAATTTGTCCAGTCTCGTCATAATTTGAGGGACTTTGTTGAGCAGTTTATGCGTTGCATATCCCAAATGAGGTCCAGAGAAGTACACTCTGATATGTTATCCTTGGTTGGGGAACCAGTGCTACAGAGTCTATTTCATGATTTGGAGAGGTCAGCTGCAAAGAAGCTCACAAGGGCAATTTTCTTCAACTTCAGGCCCATGCTTTTTCGTGCTTGCACACTGAAGGTATGAACACACATATGGAGCCAGACTTCTGATACATTCACTTTGTCTAGGTCAGCTAATGCGCGAGTGGGAAGTGAGTCACTATGCTGACAGTAACAGTTTCAAGTGCTCTTGCTTGCGAATGGAGTCCCTTGGTATACCGTGTGATCACATTGTAGCAGTGCTGGTACATTTGGAGATGACTGACATACCAGACAGTCTTGTTCTGGATCGTTGGTCCAAGAGTGTTGGGATTCAACGATCACCTGCCGCAATTGGATGTTGAATGATTTATGCAGGGAAATGTGTGTTCTTACGTGTCGTCACAAAGCTGAATTTGTTGACATGACGGATAAAGTTATTCATGAGATAGCGCGGCTGAAAGAGATTCAGGATTTTGGTGATGCAGGTGGTGTGAATGAAGTTGGGGAAGCTTCAACACTAGAGGGTTGTGTTAGGGATCCACAGTTGGTGCGGTGTCGAAAGAGGCAAAGAAAGGAAACGGTGAAGGGGGTGCATCATACTTTGGTGGTGAGGGCGAAAGTGAAACTACACAATGGAGGACTCGTCTGAGGAGGAGGAGGTAACACTTTCTCAACAAATTTGTTTAGTCGCCCTTTTTCATTTAATGTATTGACCATTTATCGATTCGTAGTTCATGGCTAATCAATTCGTAGTTCATGACTAACTGAATGTATCTTTGTAGCTGGCATGGGACGATGCAGCGAACCTTGCCTTGGACGGGGGCTATGATTCACAGGGCACAATTTGGTAACCGTTCCTGTGGTTAATGCGCTCACAGCTCAATCCAGTGGGAACGTGGGTCTTCATATTAGGCAAAGGTTAGGTGATGCAGCAGGTGTTTTAATTTCTTAGAAGATCATGCGTGTTGTTCTATGTTTGGACAAAAATGGCTAGCTATAGAAAACTCTGTTTTGGACTGTTATACTTCCATATTAACCATATTCAGGCCGctatatgacattattttgtaACGCGCTATATTTAGATTGGAAATTATTCTAGAGCATCCATGGTGCTGTATGAATTGAAATTGCAAATTATTCTAGAGCATCCATGGTGCTGTGTGAATTGAAATTGTAAAGTAATCTAAGGAACACTGATAATTTTAAAAGTACTTAGTTAAACGTCATAAGATTGTATCATGTACAAAAAGAGTTAAGTCTAGCAGTTGCAACACTTCAACAATGACAagacataaagtttttgccaaaTCAGAAAAGGCAATCCAAAATAACGCCAGCTTTGTCATGAACCCAGTTGGattcattcataatcaacaaATTGGACCAATAGCTCCACGTTCGGGTTGGTCCTGGAGATCTCAAACACGGCCAGCTTCTCCACAGTTATATTGCACTTGCGCAAGAAATCCGCCCACCCTTCTGCTGATGGTGCCACAATTGCGCCTTCTATTGCCCCCGTATCTGCTGTAGACGTCCCGGACAGAATTCTCCCCTACTCTTAGAGTGACCATCACGTCATCCCCGACGTTGTCTCTAAAGTGCGGCACATTTGGCTGGGCAAAAAAAAACGAGAATGAGATGTACTTAAAGGCATGTGTAACATGAATGCAATGTGCATGAAGTCAACCAGAATGAAATGGCAACTATTGATGATGGCATTATGAACAGTTAGCATGCAATTGGGTGCTTGTTTTCCTAAACAATGGAATTTAAGAACAACATACATTACCAATAAATTTCTGTATTGAATTTCAAGTCAACAACTGCTCCACCAGATAGCCAACCATTAACAATTAAGCAATAGCATAAGACACAAGATGTGGACCACGTACAAGGACACACAAGCCAACAAAGTAAGGACCAGCAAAAGAACAACACTTAATGTGGACCAGGTAGGCCGCCACATTACTTTCAATAGAGGGAACAGCAGGGGAACAAAACAAATAATGTAGACCCCAAACAGTGCCAACGTAACAGGTGTATATATAGTGGAGAGGGAAAGCCATTACCAGGAAGTGGACGCGCAACAGCCTTTTTGTGATGTGCATGATAAAGAAGGGGTGCTCGGACAGAAATGTCTGCTCCACCTCAGCTACAGTTGCGCTCCTGGGGACATTGATGCACCCCGTTCGATGCCGGGGCGGTTGAGGAGCGCGTGGACGGTTCCTTGGCACCTGGGGGGTGTGACGTCGCCGGAGTCACCATCGGATGTAACATACATCCTCTCCACACCCAGAAATGTCTGCCCTTGTGCTTGAACAGCAGAATATTAGATGGTTGTAGCTTGTATTCATGATAAAACCTTTGCCATCCCCTCCCGAGAGTGATCTCTTTCCTCCCCTTGGGGCTGCATGCAATCTTGTAAGTACGGTCTGAGCCGTCGGCAACTGTGATGTAGATATGGTTGCTACCATTGGGGAGGAGACCATTTGGTAATGGTAGACACTACAGATATGGGCATATCAAGACACAACGTAAGAGATATAATAAAATGCGGAGAGTAGAGTCAGAAATAATGGAAAGAACAGAAGAGGAAGCTTTAACCTACCATCGGTCGTGACGGCTCTCCTGCCGCTTTGATAACCCTAACGACGTCACCTTTCGTGTTTTCTTCAGCCATTTTTTCGTCCAGGCACCAACATAGAAGAAGAAGGGGATATTCTGAGTTAGAAGAACACCTACAAACTGGATAGCGTGTTAATCAAGCGGATATGAAGGGTGAATcctatctaattaattaattaatgtaatCAGAGTTCCACTCCTTAGGATTATGTGCCATCACCCTTTGATGAAGTCTTCTTCTAGAAGCCAAAAGGTTTCGTGCCTGTACGGTCATATGGGAatgtttttttttgggttttgttaAGCGAGACTTTggattttaaaacaattttttgcTGGATCCGTCTCCATTAGAAGGCCCTAACCAATCGGTACGCATAAAAAAAACTCATGGAACCATATATTGTGGGCATAAAGGAGGATATGAGTAAGTAGTGGTTAGTGGGCTCACATTATTGCGTTGGCCTGGCCCATCAAAGCGTAAATCATCCCCTTGCATTTATTGGGCCGGAAAATGGTAATTAATTTCACAAAAGCATTAGTTATAAGTTCAccaccaaaagaagaaaaaaaaatagcattcATAAAATGAATCCTAATTAACACATTTTGGTTCACAGTTGACTGAGTTCTGAGCAGAAGTTCTGCTAGTGGCGATGACATAGTTCAACAagtaaagaagaataagaaggaaACAACAGTTTTCTGCCTAAGATACACAtcaaaacaaatttaacaaaacatTTGAAACAGTCAAGAGTTACGCCCCCTAGTGGTTGCTACCGTCAATTCTGGGACACTGACCCAAACTTCCCAATCCAGCCTCTTTCTTCGTTAAAAGGGCGACAACAGTAGGCCAAGGGCGGTTTGCATCCTTATGGATTTGTCATCCACCTGCTAAATAATGATTTTGTTCATTAGTTGGAGAGATCAGCAACGTAGGTGACATAGttagaaaaactaagtaaaaatatttaacctGTTGTATGAACTTTCTCTGGAATCCCCCCCATGGCCATCCAGTTCAAAACACATGCAACAGAAACATGACTGCAGAAGAAGAATTTGTATTAGGCATGAGCATGAAGGCTGTTTGGTTAACGTGAAGTGCAAGTATCTTTCAGGACTCACTGGGGTTGGTATGATGCAAGGCCATCTGGCTCTGCTATGCCGAAACACATGACTCCCCTGGCCCTCTTGCGGAAATAGGCGGGGTATGCAGGGGTGGATATAATCCTGGATAGTTCATCTTCCTGCGGTCCAAAGTGAAGGTGATTTccaaatatatatacacaatgATGATTATAAGCAATGTGCATGGACGGAAATTACCAAGTTCCGTATGATGATCTTCCTCGTCGTGCTTTCCTCATCACCAATGCATGCATCGAAGTGATACAGCTTCATGTCATTAAATGCCACCACCATCAGATACCAGTGGCTTGATATGTCTTTGACTGGGATGTAAGCCTGTAAAGGAGATCAGGTAATATACATCAAATGATGTTAGGGGTTAGGTTTGTTTTCCAGGCAAGGAACAGAAACAGAGCAACTCACATAAGCCAGATTATGGGAGGGCTTCATCCAGGTGTCCTTATAAGTCCTAACCATTTCTGCCAGCAGCTTTGCCTCCAAAACTTCATTCTTAAAAAAGAAGGCAACAAAGTAGGGAACAAGTAAGTTCTAATTGCAGAATAAGTTCTTAGTGGCCACAATGTGAGTTACGTGAGATGTACCGCGAATGAGGGGGGCAGGCACCAAAAAGTCGGTCCATCCGGAGTCTGACTCCCCAGAGTGAGTCTCATGGCCAGAGCATCAAAAATGACATCGTCAGACATTTTCCCTGGGCGCAGTATGAGGAGTTCTTTTCTCCTGATGACGACTTCCCCCAACTTGACTAGCTCCTCCCTGCACCAAATCCGCGATTAACAGGGCCACACTACCAATTACAGAAAGAAGGTAAATCAACATTTAAAAGGCTTACATCGGGTCTGCCTGAAGGTCAAAATCATATGTGGCGACCTTAATTTGGAGGTCGCTCAATGTTGTATCCGGTGGTTTGGTAGTGTTAAGCTGGCTTCCAAACAGCTTCAGCGAGTTGGCCGGTGGGGCCTTTTGCGCCGGAGCAGGCATTCCAATAGCGCGATTTGGGGCCAGTCCCATTCCATGATGGATGCCCCTTGCGACGATGGACTTGGAGCTGTTCCCAGCGGTGCCCTTTCGCGGGAACAATGGATGTGAGATCCCAACGCTTTTCCTCTGTATCTTGTTGGGTCGACCAATCAACGGGGAACGTGGCGGATCTGGCACGACTGAGTTGCTGGAGAAGTTTTTCCCTGGAAAGAAGGAAGATGATCCCTGTTGTGATGGAAAATAGAGCCCATTACCTGAGATAAGATTGGGAGCTGCAATACGGCTAGAATGTGACGCTTGTCCAGTTTGAGAGGAGGAACCCTCTCCTACAACCTGCGTCAGTTAAGGGTTATTATTTGGGCCTGGAGGCAAACGAAGTGGGCCAGAAATGTGCAGCCAAAAAAATTCTATATTCTCTTAAAACGGCAAGAGACAAACTAAAACCATGGATGATGAAGTAGAACGTGGGATGGTGGccaaaaaattcataaataaattgttaaaatcCATTTGACCTCTATAAAAAGAGCGTttaggataaaaaaaaaaaaccttaatcAAAACGACTTGGGAAATACCAACGAGAAACCACACAAAAATGCCAATGAAATATCTCCAACAAATCTATAAACTAAAAAAGTTATACCACCTGAACCAAAGTAAGAAAAAACATGCTATTCCTAATACGATGAAGACAATATCTTTACTGGATATGTAACTGAGTAACATATATACCTTGTAACCCCAGTTTCCACTAACGCTTGTCTGGCTTTAGTACTCTGGCGCACCCTTCAGGGGAATGTTGCCAGTGAGAACTGGTGTGTCATGGTCATCCGCAATAGTTATGGGAAACATGGTGTCGTAGTCATCAGGGTCTCCATAGATGGAGGTGTATGTTTTTACGAAAGGGTGCTCCCTGTTGCCAAAGAGCCCATTTGCGTCAGAGGCTTCATTGTCGGCTTGCATTCTCTTGCAAATGGCACAAACTCGCAGCCCAGGCCCAGTCTTCTCGGATGTTAACTTCGCCAGGTTCTGCTGAATAATGTTGACGACGGAACCCAGTAGGCTCATGGCGTCGTCGCGCTGTTGCTGACGACCCTCGCATTCATCAACCTTGGATGACATGCACTGGACGGTGTTGACAAGATCCTTCATGCAGCTGGCTTGTGCACCGTTGTTCAAAATATCCTGAAAAAAATTAGTTCCGTTACAACATGTAGACCATGTGCATGTACCGTTCCTTAGCACGTATCAAACATTCAGGGCCGAACCATTGTACTTACGGTTTGTGGTGGCTGGGTCAACGTCTCTCTTTCGGGAATATTTGGCAAACTGTCCGGCATGTCGAAGTGGCCATCAGCAGGTGGTGACTCCACAACGGCCATGTTGTTGAATCTTCTATTCCAGAGAGAAAGAGTAAGTTAGTGGGAGTTATATGGGCGCTCTAAGCCTGTTGTGTTACAACCCTTTTAAATCGAATAAAATCAACGTTTTTTCTATATCGCGCTATCTACCTTTCCAATGGAGTTCCATTCCCGTATACGCTCGGTCTGACTATCGTATAAATTTCCCAGCAAGGAGTTACTACTAAGGTGAAAGACTCCCAGAGCTGCTCACTGGTCGTTGTCAATGCATTGGACGAGGATGTGCTCAGAAGATGGGCTCAGAGTAGGATGGAAGGTCAATCATAATTTCATTAAATGTCCAAATTATCATTTCTAATGCCAAGAGAATGGCAACCCTAATTAAACGTTGTATTGCAATGTGAATGTATGCATTAAACCGGATTATGCATAACAATTGCATCTTATACACGGATATGCATGTTTAGG
Coding sequences:
- the LOC140177699 gene encoding protein FAR1-RELATED SEQUENCE 5-like, translating into MRRLVHLSPLTQVSTLVAGLFDCIEGESAAEECYRPLSAEEKGGNGSNAFGPGGNEFSDEVEDGELGVESDAEENFGDSFFDNWEERVVDDIAELGCINFKEITAKEIMMCHFPDRSVAFLFYSLYAKMNSFAVRKNKIRQNVRNEVTQQEFVCFRQGFRGIGSINDGRRRKREPKVETRCGCEAEIRVHVHSDSGRWIISYFQDVHNHELLDDRLTFMLPCHRKMDAAAVEQMNMMLRVRIKTPHIYLSFVQTAGGFQNLPFLKRDMYNQIGKQRRLIDEDATACRKFLESMAQANPGMFVHYLADKDDRLSTYFGRIIAVSWIMTIVFAAVLVANENEQTYTWLLQQFLDAMKGKAPGCVITDGHGVMKKAIKAVFPGAYHRLCVASVEECHF
- the LOC140177700 gene encoding protein FAR1-RELATED SEQUENCE 5-like, producing the protein MLFDYEVWEFEDHWHYMVDAFGLSDNQWVSDLYSRRRMWATAHIRGNFFWGFRTTSRCEGSHSMLGKFVQSRHNLRDFVEQFMRCISQMRSREVHSDMLSLVGEPVLQSLFHDLERSAAKKLTRAIFFNFRPMLFRACTLKLMREWEVSHYADSNSFKCSCLRMESLGIPCDHIVAVLVHLEMTDIPDSLVLDRWSKSVGIQRSPAAIGC